The region CGACGCAGACATTTTTTGCTACTGCTCCCTTTGAGGTATGTCGCGTGTCGTATAAAACGTTCTTTGACGCTCTGAGTCAAGCCTCAAAAAGCGCTCAAATTATACGGGGCGAGCACGTGATTTCAAACTATAAGTAGCCAAAAGGTGAATAAATGTTTAAATAATTTTCAGGGCCGTGTTTTTGCAACTTTCCTGCAAACCTCAAAGCAAAAGCGAAAACGGCAAATTGCGCCTGAACCTTGCGAATAAAGCGTGCACGAGATCACATTATAAACAATTACTGCGCAGACCTTGTCAGGTCATTTAGGAATGCGAACCTAATAACTATCTGTATTTAAAACTCTTTAACGCATAATTTTTCTAAAACACCCCGAAACACGATTAAAACCTTTTATTGACATCTACGGGAAACAATTCACGCCCCGTTATCATGTCTCACGCTGAATATAGCGCCCTTATATTTTCGTGCGTGACTATTGTTTTTTTGGTGCAAAGGGTGCTTCGTTATGTTTAAGCTGCAAACAAGTTAATAAAAAGTGAAATAAAATGTTGTTATACCGATCGGGCCTGCGCTTTTTTCCAACACACGGCCCGCGGCTTATTTCTGCTTTTTTTGATAAATATTAAGTTCTGTTTGCTTTAAGGATAACCAGATGCCGTTCGCCATCGAGACGGGGAACCGTCAGTCTGACGATATTTTCAACAGCAAAGCTGGCCGGCAGCGCGGTGATTTCATCATCAGGACGCTGGCCTTTTAGCGCATAAAAACGGCCCCGCTCACCCGGCAGATGATGACACCAGTTCACCATATCGGAGAGCGACGCGAATGCGCGGCTGATGACGCCGTCAAACGGCGGCTCGGCGGGGAAATCCTCCACACGGCTTTGCACAGGTGTGATGTTTGCCAGCTTCAGCTCGTGTTGCACCTGACGTAAAAAGCGCACGCGCTTGCCGAGGCTGTCCAGCAAAGTGAAGTGGCTGTCAGGGCGCACGATAGCCAGCGGCACGCCTGGAAGCCCAGGACCGGTGCCGACATCGATAAAGCGCGAGCCATTCAGATGCGGCTCGACCACGATACTGTCCATGATATGGCGCACCAGCATCTCGTTCGGGTCGCGCACGGACGTAAGATTATAGGCCTTGTTCCACTTGTTCAGCATATCGACATAGGCCACCAGCTGCGCCTTCTGGTGTTCGGGCAGCGAAATCCCTGCATCATCCAGCAGGCGGGTCAGTGTATTCAGCACAACGGTTTTTCCATGTAAAAAGGGCCAGACAAAGGCTGGCCCGAAAAGCGTGTTGACTCAGGCACTGCGGCGCAGTAGCCCCTGTTTCTTCAGCCAGACCAGCAAAATAGAAATCGCGGCGGGCGTTATCCCGGAAATACGGGACGCCTGGCCAATCGACGCCGGTTTGTGATCGTTGAGTTTGGCGATGACCTCGTTCGAGAGGCCATTCACCTGGCGATAATCAAGTGTCGCTGGCAACAGCGTGCTTTCGTTGCGCTGCTGTTTCTCGATCTCATCCTGCTGGCGGGCGATATAACCTTCGTATTTCACCTGGATCTCAACCTGCTCCGCCGCCTGCGCGTCTTCCAGCGCCGGGGCGAAAGCCGCGAGCATGGTCAACTGAGAATAGGTCATTTCCGGACGACGCAGCAGATCTTCGCCGCTGGCCTCGCGGGAAAGCGGCGCGGTGAGCGTTGCGTTGATCTCTTCCACGGTGGTCGAAGACGGCGTCACCCAGGTACTTCTCAGACGCTGGCGCTCGCGTTCGATATTTTCCAGCTTCTCGTTGAAACGCGCCCAGCGCGCATCATCAACCAGGCCCATTTCGCGACCAGCTTCGGTCAGACGTAAATCCGCATTGTCTTCGCGCAGCATCAGCCGATATTCCGCACGCGAGGTAAACATGCGGTATGGCTCTTTGGTACCGAGCGTGCAGAGATCATCCACCAGAACGCCAAGGTAGGCCTGAGAACGGCCCGGTGCCCAGCCCTCTTTCTCGGCGGAGTAACGCCCGGCGTTCAGGCCCGCCAGCAGCCCCTGCGCCGCAGCTTCTTCGTAACCGGTAGTGCCATTAATCTGGCCGGCGAAGAACAGCCCCTGAATGTATTTGCTCTCAAGGGTCGGTTTCAGGTCGCGCGGGTCGAAGAAATCGTACTCAATGGCGTAACCCGGACGCACAATCTTCGCGTTTTCCATCCCTTTCATGGAACGGACAATTTGCATCTGCACGTCAAACGGCAGACTCGTCGAGATGCCGTTCGGATAAATTTCGTTGCTGGTCAGCCCTTCAGGCTCCAGGAAGATCTGGTGCGCGTTACGATCGGCAAAACGCATCACTTTATCTTCGATCGACGGGCAGTAGCGCGGGCCGATCCCTTCGATGACGCCCGCGTACATGGGGCTGCGATCGAGGTTGCTGCGGATTACATCATGGGTTTTTTCGTTGGTATGCGTGATGTAGCACGGCACCTGACGCGGGTGCTGGCTGACTGATCCCATGAACGAAAAGACCGGCATCGGGTTATCGCCATGCTGCTGATCCAGCACGCTGAAATCGATAGTACGCGCGTCGATACGCGGCGGCGTCCCGGTTTTCAGACGGCTGACGCGCAGCGGCAATTCACGCAGTCGACGCGCCAGCGGTACGGAAGGCGGATCGCCTGCGCGGCCACCGCTGTAGTTATCGAGCCCGATATGAATTTTGCCATCGAGGAAAGTACCGACCGTCAGCACCACCGCTTTGGCGCGGAATTTCAGGCCCATCTGCGTGACGGCGCCCACGACACGATCGTTTTCCACGATCAGGTCATCTACCGCCTGCTGGAAGATCATCAGGTTCGGCTGATTCTCCAGCGCGGTACGTACGGCCTGCTTGTACAGCACGCGATCCGCCTGAGCGCGAGTGGCGCGAACCGCCGGGCCTTTACTGGCGTTTAGTATTCTAAACTGAATACCGGCCTGATCGATCGCCGTCGCCATCAGCCCGCCGAGGGCATCCACTTCCTTAACCAGATGTCCTTTACCAATACCGCCGATCGCCGGGTTACAGGACATCTGTCCCAGCGTGTCGATATTGTGTGTCAAAAGCAGGGTCTGCTGACCCATGCGTGCAGCGGCCATTGCGGCCTCGGTACCTGCATGACCCCCGCCAATGATAATGACGTCAA is a window of Cronobacter muytjensii ATCC 51329 DNA encoding:
- the mnmG gene encoding tRNA uridine-5-carboxymethylaminomethyl(34) synthesis enzyme MnmG — encoded protein: MFYPDPFDVIIIGGGHAGTEAAMAAARMGQQTLLLTHNIDTLGQMSCNPAIGGIGKGHLVKEVDALGGLMATAIDQAGIQFRILNASKGPAVRATRAQADRVLYKQAVRTALENQPNLMIFQQAVDDLIVENDRVVGAVTQMGLKFRAKAVVLTVGTFLDGKIHIGLDNYSGGRAGDPPSVPLARRLRELPLRVSRLKTGTPPRIDARTIDFSVLDQQHGDNPMPVFSFMGSVSQHPRQVPCYITHTNEKTHDVIRSNLDRSPMYAGVIEGIGPRYCPSIEDKVMRFADRNAHQIFLEPEGLTSNEIYPNGISTSLPFDVQMQIVRSMKGMENAKIVRPGYAIEYDFFDPRDLKPTLESKYIQGLFFAGQINGTTGYEEAAAQGLLAGLNAGRYSAEKEGWAPGRSQAYLGVLVDDLCTLGTKEPYRMFTSRAEYRLMLREDNADLRLTEAGREMGLVDDARWARFNEKLENIERERQRLRSTWVTPSSTTVEEINATLTAPLSREASGEDLLRRPEMTYSQLTMLAAFAPALEDAQAAEQVEIQVKYEGYIARQQDEIEKQQRNESTLLPATLDYRQVNGLSNEVIAKLNDHKPASIGQASRISGITPAAISILLVWLKKQGLLRRSA
- the rsmG gene encoding 16S rRNA (guanine(527)-N(7))-methyltransferase RsmG, whose translation is MLNTLTRLLDDAGISLPEHQKAQLVAYVDMLNKWNKAYNLTSVRDPNEMLVRHIMDSIVVEPHLNGSRFIDVGTGPGLPGVPLAIVRPDSHFTLLDSLGKRVRFLRQVQHELKLANITPVQSRVEDFPAEPPFDGVISRAFASLSDMVNWCHHLPGERGRFYALKGQRPDDEITALPASFAVENIVRLTVPRLDGERHLVILKANRT